The nucleotide sequence GACCAGCAGAGTGATGCAGAAATGTTACAATGGTTTCAACGACCAGGAGAGAAGTTACAATGGTTTCAACGACCAGGAGAGGGATGCATCATGGGTAGGAGACCGTATTGACTGCCGACCTAGAATAGCAGGACAGGCTCGTGCAGAATAGTGTGTTGCAGATGGCGATGGGCACAAAGTGTTGGTGCAGCCAGCTGTTGACCCAGCAGTCAGGCATCACATAGGAGCTATAAGTTATGGCACAACCTgaacacaaacacaaaaacactgaaaggtaaaaaaaaatgtaaacatacAATATCTGAAACTAAATCTACCTGCATTTCCCTACCAAACACGTCAATATAAATTGCAACACTCATAACATATCAATTAGGCTCTAATAACCTACTAATGAAACGTTGGCCTTGCACTTGCTGTAAATATGCTTCAAAACCAGTTTTAATCCCAATGATGTACTTTCAATAAATCAAGAGGCTTTTTTAAATAAGCTTGGCTGCAGAACACCACCTACAGTAAACATTTGCAATTCTTATCCCAGAAACCTTTGGACATTTAGGGCTGGGTATGTTTTGGCAGTAAGGAGAATTGTGGTAGAATAAGGATCATATTGCATGGGCCTCATATCTATTAATATGGATTTGAAAATAAACTTTGTCTCTTACTTTGAAAAAGTGTATGTTTGAAAGAGCGGGACAAGTCtatcacacacacccatataagCAAACACACACCCAAGAAAAGCACACGTATTCACAAGCAGAACGCAAATACCCAAGTATGTGAATTGGTTGAGCAAGCATGTGGAAACAGACATGAATCCATGGAAAATGTACATGTGAAGCTGTAGAGCAGTGGTATGCACACATCCATAGAAACTTTTCCCAGATGCTGGATCCGAGAGGAAAAGACAGACTGATATTTTAATCTATGCTGTCTGTTGACCTAAATCTGACAGTGCAATCTGGTGAGCATGTTTTCTGTTTCTAAACGAAAAACAAACATTATTCCAAGGTGAAAGGACACAATAAAACAAACTCTGATTTCACTGTTTGTAAACGAGTTCGACAGCTCAATACCTAGTGCTTTACTCAgtttatatgtacagttgaagtcagaagtttacatacatttattttggagccaataaaaacacatttttcaacaactccgcaaatgtcttgttaacaaactatagttttggcaagatggttaggatatctactttgtgcatgacacaattcatttttccaacaattgttgacagacagattatttcacttataattcactgtatcacaattccagtgtgtcagaagtttacatacactaagttgactgtgcctttaaacagttggAAAAGTCGAGAAAATTTTGTcttagctttagaagcttctgataggctaattgacataaattgagtcaattggaggtgtacctgtggatgtatttcaagacctaccttcaaactcagtgcctctttgcttgacatcatgggaaaatcaaaagaactcACCCAAGAcctccaaatgcctgaaggtatcacgttcatctgtacaaacaatagtacccaagtataaacaccatgggaccacgcagccgtcataccgctcaggaaggagacgtgttctgtctcctagagatgaacgtactttggtgcgaaaagtgcaaatcaattccagaacaacagcaaaggaccttgtgaagatgctggaggaaacgggtgcaaaagtatcgatatccacagtcaaacaagtcctatatcgacataacctgaaacgccgctcagcaaggaagaagccactgctccaaaaccgccataaaaaagccagactacggtttgcaactgcactttttggagaaatgtcctctggtctgatgaaacaaaaatagaactgtttggccataatgaccaccgttatgtttggaggaaaagagggcggcttgcaagccaaagaacaccatcccaacggtgaagcacgggggtggcagcatcatgttgtgggggtgcttggtgcaggagggactggtaacTCAGtgggtagagcatggcgctgggggtgtgggttcgatcccgggaccacccatacgtgtatgcacacatgactgtaagtcgctttggataaaagcgtctgctaaatggcatatattattatattattatattattattattattattattattatattatagtaacacttcacaaaatagatggaatcatgatggaaaattacatggatatattgaagcaacatctcattacatcagtcaggaagttaaagcttggtcacaaatgggtcttccaaaatgGACAAtaatcccaagcatacttccaaaggtgtggcaaaatggcttaagagcaacatagtcaaggtattggagtggccatcacaaagccctgacctcaatcctatagaacatttttgggcagaactgaaaaactgtgtgtgagcaaggaggcctacaaacctgactcagtacaccagctctgtcagaaggaatgggccaaactttGGGAAGCTTGTataaggctacccgaaacatttgaaacatttgatccaagttaaacaatttaaaggcaatgctaccaaatactaattgagtgtatgtaaacgtctgacccactgggaatgtgatgaaataaataaaagctgaaataaatcactctactattattttgacatttcacattcttaaaataaagtggtgatcctaactggacctaatacagggaattttactaggattaaatgtcaggaattgtgaaaaactgagtttaaatgtatttggctaaagtgtatgttaaacttccgacttcaactgtatatactgtattccattctactgtattttagtcaatgccactccaacattgctcatccaatttatttttaaatttcTCAATtacattcttttacttttagatgtgtgtgtattgttagataccaccacactgttggagctaggaacacaagcatttcccaataacatctgctaaatatgtgtatgtgaccaataacatttgatttgatacttgAACAAGACATGCATGAGTAGGTTTTGTGGGCCAAAAACTTTAATTAAAGCGAATCTGACAAGCCCAGACAGCAAAGAAACGTGACACACACGGCGCCAAATAAAACATACAAACAATGAAGTAACCACACAAACAATGGTTACAAATGTGGGAAGTAGTATATACAGTTCTAATTGTGCAACTGATTGCCCAAGTTCACCGAGACTTTTTGGAACTTGAAAGATGGCATGTACCCTGTGGGATTGCACCCGTTCGGATTAGGGGAAGCAGTAGCCTACAGTGAGAGTTGGCAGTCTTGGTACTGGAGGAAATGTAACCAGAAAGAAATAACTAACGGTAAAGGAAGCACTAGTAGTCGAACTGTGAAGTGCAGACAGTCAGACTTCATGCAGCGGGCCTTACCCAGGCTGTAGAGGCTGAGGGCGCCGTAGTCGAAGAAGTAGCAGATGTGGCGTGCCTCGGGGGACATGGTGCTGAAGGTGTGGGCACAGCTGGAGGTGAAGGGGTACACGCAGATCAGCAGCATGTACACCAGCAGCGGCCAGGTGTAGCTCTCCGACAGGAAGTTCAGTGTGGAGCACAGGACACTGAAGCGCCACAGGAAGTACCTGGGATATGAGACGTGTCGCAACACCATCAGTTCCATTTCAAATGAAATGGGGGGGAGTGATCGGAAGACGTGATATGAAGACAGGAAGACAATCTGATACGTATGTTTTCCAGTCAAAACCAGCCCTAATTGTTCCAGAATACCTCCCGCCATCTATGGATCTGATCTCCTTGTCTTCATTCAGAGTGTTTGCATTGGTGTACATACCATGTGGGCAGGAAGTGGGTCCAGATGTTGACGGTCTCATTGGTCATCTGGAAGCTGCTAAGGATACAGTCCAGGGCGGAGCTTTGGGGGTGACGGTATCCCGAGATGATGCCATCCTCCCGGAACACCTGAAGGCAAAAACACTGTGATACACAGTACACAGGCTACTATAGAGATGATCTAACAAACAACTGGAGGACATCAAGACCTGTCCTCCTAGTCTGGTACATCTGGGCCTGTATTTCAAAAAGTGTCTTAGAGCAGGAATGCTGATCAACACTTACATTGGCAGTTGAgtattttagcagacactcttatccagtgtGGCTTACAgttgcattcatcttaagatagctaggtgggagaaccacatatctcagtcatagcaGGTACTTTTTttagtagctatcagcaaagtcagtgctagtagagGGGACAAAGTAAAGTGCGAGTGTTAGTCTACCTTTAGATTTTGTGACAAAGAGAAAGTTAAGATATCAGATTGGAGAGGAGATATTAATAATACTCTGagtaaaagagaatgttttgggattttcaacctccagacattatttcctaaaggacttaatgatgaaatgcctatgtatgttatgttgtgaATTTGAACATGGATTATGTGCCTATTTAAGATTATGCTGATGTTTTTCGTACGAAGTTCCCAATGACTAATGAAAACTTGCTATGTCCTCGTGGTCCTTGTGGTTTTACAGACGTGTTTAATACGTCTTATTTATACACTTTtgtaatatttatgaaatgcatattgttatatttggtagcacttattTGTTTTTCCTGCGCCTCCAACCCCCTTCAATGTGTGGAACGGATGTGGGCGGGACTAAGTCTACATAAGGGTGCACATTTGATTTTTTactcacaaaagctctgacgaaggacGTGAGGCCGATTCGTAAGCTTATAAAAGATTGGTGATACTATCAAGAggagcagtgtgcggtttccttttcCCTTCATCTTGTTCAATTGTTGCCATGCACCTGCAAATAAGAtcgctcagatgtgcgagtgccttttgaattttgagTGTTAGTTCACGAAAGGCAatctttattaaatgttttatttacaaaaaaaatgtgtgtgtgtgggattatgtgggattatttaagatactctttgaagaggtagggtttcagatgatTTCGTAAAATGGTTCCAGTAGAAagaagagctttgactgggctgaacggCATCTGCCCTcatgtaggggtgggagggccaagagaccagagttGGCAGAACCGAGtcctcgggttggggtgtaggttGCAGGTTTTACAGGTTTTTTATGGCACAAGCTGGGAGTCcaaccaacagcgagttgcagtagtccagacgggagattgATTAGGACCTTGAAGCGGGGGCAGGCATTCCCCTGGAGGAAGAGTAGCTCTGTCTTATCGAGGATGAGCTTGAGttgggccgacatccaagctgagatatctgccaagtgatttggtgtatagagagaagacaagagagggactagaaccgagccctgggtGACACCAATAGTTAGGGTACATGATGCAAACACAGTCACCTGGTAGGAACGGCCTGCCAGGTAGGAGGCAATTCAAGAgagtgcagagcctgagacgcatcggcctgagagggtggagaggaggattgaTGGTTCACAGTGTCGAAGGCAatggatagatctaggaggatgcgaatagaggagagaaagtcagctttggcagtgcaTAGAGAAGTCTTGGTTGAGTGACCcgttgagtgacccgtcttgaagcttggcaggttaggataaaGAAGAtggttctgagagagatagcgaaaGAGTTGGTCgcacgctcaagtgttttggaaagaataGAAAGAAGGGATACAGGTCTGTAGTTCTTGGCATCAGAGGGTttgagtgttggtttcttgagaaGGGGAGCGACTCaggccattttgaagtcagaggggacacagccagtggtcagggatgagttgatgagggaagtaaGGAATGGGacgtctccagagatggtctggggaagggaggaggggatggggttgaGCAGGCAGGTTGTCGGGCGTCACTTCATAATTTAATAGGCAAAACTGATCCTTTATCAGCACTGCTACTCTTGAGACACTTCGTGAATACGGACTCGGGTGAAGATGGAGCAAGGACTGGGTTGAACACAAGTTCAAACATCCCTCTGGGAACTATGTGACACAATCCTGATCTTGACACCATATCCTATATTTAGGAAAACATGAACATTTAGTCAGTGAAACCTCTGAAGGTTTGTGAAATGGTTGTGAAAGGTTTCTctttcagtctggccactcttaCCTTGGGGACTTGGTGGATGTCAAAGAGCTGGGGGAGTTTGATGCTAAGCATGTCTGTGGGCAGTCTGAtggcccccctccctctctggcagGCCTCCCTGAGCCTAGCCCTACATCCCTGGCAGAGGACACACCAGACTGGGCAGTCAAATGCTGGGGCCTGTGCCCCCTCTCCAGGCCCTGGTTCCCATTGCATACAGcgctcccagccccagcccccacCACCGTTGtccaccccacccccccaccacaaaggaaacactgcagagagagaaagggaagaaaaTGTCTGTTAGATATAATTCTCTAGAAATTACACTGACATACACTCAGATATATTGTGTGAGGACTGTTACATACCCATCAGAacaaaaaatgtgtttacatATCACACATGATATGCTGTATGTGAATCGGTTGGGGAATAGTCCACTCTGTTTCCACTTGATTTCAAGTTACAAACCAATACAAAAATATTCAATAGAATTTTCATTTGGTTCCATCAAAATGAGTATTTCTTCTTTTGTCGTAAAGTCCTTGTTGACTGGACTCTTCCATTGTGTCAACCTTCTCTAGACGTCCCCAGACATGGACTCCGATTCAGACAGTGGTTAGCATTgtcacattattattattgtttttaattcaacctttatttaactaggaaagtcagttaagaacaaattcctggctcatgttggctgggtgtcctttgggtCGTGGACCATTGTTcgtacacacgggaaactgttgagagtgaaaaccccagcagcgttgcagttcttgacacactcaaaccggtgtgtctGGTACCTACTACCCTGTTCAAAAGCActcaaatcttttgtcttgcccattcaccctctgaatggcacacatacacaatccatgtctcaattgtatcaaggcttaaaaatcattatttaacctgtctcctctcctttatatacactgattgaagtggatttaacaagtgtcatcaataagggatcatagctttcacctggactcacctggtcagtctatgtcatggaaagagcgggtgttcctaatgttttgtacactgtgtatatcATATCAATATGTACAACCTACTAACAAAGCTTATTGTGAAATAGACACTAATTACTTGGGTTGCAATGTCATACAGAATTcaatattgtcacgccctgaccttagagagctttttatgtctctattttggtttggtcagggtgtgatttgggtgggcattctatgttcatttttctatgttttgtatttctttgttttggccgtgtatggttctcaatcagggagagctgtctatcgttgtctctgattgggaaccatacttaggcagccctttcccacctgtgatggtgggtagttgtctttgtttgttGGCACTATAGCGTCACGGTTGTGTTTGGAGTGGTTATTGTTGGCGTCATATAAATAAAGGAATATGTActctcaccacgctgcaccttggtcctcttcattcAACGGCTGTGACAAATATCATTCAAATTGAAGAGGCAGTAATTGGGAGCACTCTCGACTTCGAAGTGACTTGAGTGAATCTGTGAGGAACAGGAAATGAGTGATGTGCAGGTCACAAATGATCATTTTTGAGCAACCTTTTTTTTACTAACTTGAGTCATGATACTGGCCACGATGAGTCCTACGGCAGGATTAATACCCCTTTCTCCAGCTCAGCGGTCCCAGAGACGTGCTACAACCACCAACTCGCTATCATATGTGCGCGCACGAAAATAGATCATGCAGCATAGAGAAGAATACATGTTAAGAACTGGTATTTGATCTCATGGTGTAAAAACGAATGTGATGAATTGATTATTGAAAGCTATACAGCTTTGTAGAAGCCTAAACAGCCTGCCTCTGTTCAACAAAATCGAGGAAGAATCATTTGGAGGCCTGCAGCAGTGCTTATCTCCCTCTCTCGGCAGGCAAGTCATTCCGCAAAGAGTCGTTCACAATCTAGTCTGGTTGTAATACCTAGCTATCACAAATGACAGCTCCAATAAGCCCCTTATGGTGAACGAGAGGCTTGTAGAATCATGAGCGGGTCAAGTTTTTAGTTAATCGTTGGCCGGTAGGGGGCCCTGCGCGCTCTGGGCATgactaaataaaaaataatgaaatgaGTCGAAAGAGTCCTACTTTTGACTGAACGAGTCGAAACGATCTGAGTCAGTAAAAAGCGTTGAACTTCCCACCACTACAGGAAATATTAAGTGATGGCCACTGAGGCACACACAAACAGCGGAACATGTATGTGCTGAACAAGCAAACCGTATGGATTGTGTGCAATAATATGACATGACAATCAACTGACTTTCACAGCTTCTTTTCTGTTTATGGCACTTTGCTGAAGAAATTGACTTCTTGGGTTCTTCaaggggttctcctatggggacagccaaagaacccttttaggctCTTGATAGCACCTTTTCCACTAAGAGTGTATGTTAAAGAGCACCATCAAACTAAAatccgctccagccattatcacgagcccgtcctcccgaATTAAGGTGCCACAAACCTCCTGTGACCACCATCCATACGGCTTTCTTTGTGAGAGTACAGTTACTACAACAGCCTCATATAAGTCCTATGCTAAGGCTCAGAATGGAAGTTGCTTTGGTCTGATGATTTGTCAGAGTCAGGGCACTTATCTCAGTGTTGGCTGGGTGAAATATTACCTGGAGGTTGCCCTGACATTAGGGTGCATACCTCAGGCTCTGTGATGTGACATTGTGATGTGACATTGTGATGTGACATTGTGTGAGAGGGGACAGGACACTGCATGGTGGCCCAGCTGCAGGCCTTATCACATTTGCTGGGACAAAGTGTGCTTTGTGACTGAGGCCCTGTCTGGAGAGAGCAGGGCCAAGGGCCGACTGTTACAGACTGGCCTGGGCTCTATGAAAATGAGTAGCAATTCTGCTcaatacacacacatgctgaaCTGGAAGTTCTTATTCATGgaaatgtgcacacacacatgcaaacgcacacacacagagaaagcgAGACAAGACAATAGCTTGTGTCTATGACATCGAACCATGCTAGTGGGGTCACTGGGTTCAGGGTTGAGAACAGAGGGTGAATAATTTGCATGCATGATAATCATATCAATGAAAGAGGGGTGAAGTCGAGGTGCCAATGATTTGGATAAATACAAGGCTGTGCGTATCAGTGTGTGGTTTGCAAAGCGTGCCGCTGGTTTCAATAAGCAAAGTCTTCATTtaaaacatacactgagtgtacaaaacattaggaacacatctCCCGAGGCAGTAAAAAAGgttgttaaaaaaataataatttgtgacCTGCACATCACTAATTTCCTCACAGATTTACTCAAGTCACTTCAAAGTCTAGCGTGCTCCCAATTACTGCCTCTTCAATTTGAATTATATTATAATGAATTCTGTATGACGTTGCAATCCAAGTAATTAGTGTCTATTTCATAATAAGCTTTGATAGTGGGTTGCACATATTGATATGATATACTCTGAGTGTACAaaccattaggaacacctgctctttccataacatagactgaccaggtgaatcaaggtgaaagctatgctcccttaatgatgtcactggttaaatccacttcaatcagtgtagatgaaggggaggagacaggttaaagg is from Oncorhynchus gorbuscha isolate QuinsamMale2020 ecotype Even-year linkage group LG19, OgorEven_v1.0, whole genome shotgun sequence and encodes:
- the LOC124005335 gene encoding membrane progestin receptor delta-like isoform X1, giving the protein MQWEPGPGEGAQAPAFDCPVWCVLCQGCRARLREACQRGRGAIRLPTDMLSIKLPQLFDIHQVPKVFREDGIISGYRHPQSSALDCILSSFQMTNETVNIWTHFLPTWYFLWRFSVLCSTLNFLSESYTWPLLVYMLLICVYPFTSSCAHTFSTMSPEARHICYFFDYGALSLYSLGCAITYSSYVMPDCWVNSWLHQHFVPIAICNTLFCTSLSCYSRFLEMQFPHRSKILRTGAFVFPFIFDNIPLFYRLLLCCGGSCCHSEALPSHCYHLLFAFLTCFLFASHLPERLAPGRFDYFGHSHQLFHICAVVGTHFQMEAVLADMTSRRAWLIAQAAVPSFLSTVGALALGIILNLGIIGIFSAPLLWNPHHSANHPLTPPTKRKEQ